A genomic region of Kribbella sp. NBC_00382 contains the following coding sequences:
- a CDS encoding DNA-directed RNA polymerase subunit beta', which translates to MLDVNFFDELRIGLATADEIRQWSHGEVKKPETINYRTLKPERDGLFCEKIFGPTRDWECYCGKYKRVRFKGIICERCGVEVTRSKVRRERMGHIELAAPVTHIWYFKGVPSRLGYLLDLAPKDLEKVIYFAAYMITDVDDEARHRDLSSLEGRTDVERKQLEGRRDNDIETRMKKLEEDLAQLEAEGAKADVRRKVKEGAEREVKQLRDRAQREIDRLDEVWSRFKNLKVQDLEGDEILYRAMKERFGKYFEGAMGAAAIQRRLETFDLKAEADSLRETIKTGKGQRKTRALKRLKVVTAFLATNNSPMGMVLDCVPVIPPDLRPMVQLDGGRFATSDLNDLYRRVINRNNRLKRLLDLGAPEIIVNNEKRMLQEAVDALFDNGRRGRPVTGPGNRPLKSLSDMLKGKQGRFRQNLLGKRVDYSGRSVIVVGPQLKLHQCGLPKAMALELFKPFVMKRLVDLNHAQNIKSAKRMVERQRAQVWDVLEEVITEHPVLLNRAPTLHRLGIQAFEPQLIEGKAIQIHPLVCSAFNADFDGDQMAVHLPLSAEAQAEARILMLSTNNILKPADGRPVTMPTQDMIIGIYFLTMLKEGELGEGRAFSSMAEALMAFDRKELSLQAKITLRLDQAGAPADSTERPNGGFSLETTLGRALFNEALPSDYTFVDTEVGKKQLGSIVNDLAERYSKVQVANCLDALKDLGFRWATRSGVTVSIDDFSTPPSKPEIMARYEAQAEKVQKQFERGLITSSERRQELIEIWTGANAEVGKAMEENFAKANPIWMMVHSGARGNMMQIRQIAGMRGLVANPKGEIIARPIKSNFREGLSVVEYFIATHGARKGLADTALRTADSGYLTRRLVDVSQDVIIREEDCGTERGLPKQIGEAGPDGKVVHAENVETSAYARTLATDTFDAKGNLVLSAGSDLGDVSIAALVAAGVETVKVRSVLTCDAKTGTCAKCYGRSLATGKPVDIGEAVGIIAAQSIGEPGTQLTMRTFHTGGVAGDDITHGLPRVVELFEARQPKGKAPIGEAAGRIAIEDTDKTRKLVLTPDDGSEEVAYPVSKRARLLIEDGQHVEVGQQLTQGTPDPQEVLRILGIRKAQEHLVDEVQEVYRSQGVAIHDKHIEIIVRQMLRRVTVIESGEANLLPGELADRLMFEAENRRVVAEGGTPASGRPVLMGITKASLATESWLSAASFQETTRVLTEAAIHGKSDSLVGLKENVIIGKLIPAGTGMDRYRNIRVEPTEEAKAAMYSMVGYESYDYDFGPSAGQSVPLDDFDLGSYQN; encoded by the coding sequence GTGCTCGACGTGAACTTCTTCGACGAGCTTCGGATCGGCCTGGCGACCGCGGATGAGATCCGCCAGTGGTCGCACGGCGAGGTCAAGAAGCCCGAGACGATCAACTACCGGACGCTCAAGCCTGAGCGTGACGGTCTGTTCTGCGAGAAGATCTTCGGTCCCACCCGGGACTGGGAGTGCTACTGCGGTAAGTACAAGCGTGTCCGCTTCAAGGGCATCATCTGTGAGCGGTGTGGCGTAGAGGTCACCCGTTCCAAGGTGCGCCGCGAACGGATGGGCCACATCGAGCTGGCCGCGCCGGTCACCCACATCTGGTACTTCAAGGGTGTCCCGTCGCGACTCGGCTACCTGCTCGACCTCGCCCCGAAGGACCTCGAGAAGGTCATCTACTTCGCGGCGTACATGATCACCGACGTCGACGACGAGGCGCGGCACCGCGACCTCTCGTCGTTGGAGGGCCGGACCGATGTCGAGCGCAAGCAGCTCGAGGGCCGGCGCGACAACGACATCGAGACCCGGATGAAGAAGCTCGAGGAGGACCTCGCCCAGCTCGAGGCCGAGGGCGCGAAGGCCGACGTTCGCCGCAAGGTGAAGGAAGGCGCCGAGCGTGAGGTCAAGCAGCTGCGCGACCGTGCGCAGCGCGAGATCGACCGCCTCGACGAGGTGTGGAGCAGGTTCAAGAACCTCAAGGTCCAGGACCTGGAGGGCGACGAGATCCTGTACCGCGCCATGAAGGAGCGGTTCGGCAAGTACTTCGAGGGTGCGATGGGCGCGGCCGCGATTCAGCGGCGCCTGGAGACCTTCGACCTCAAGGCCGAGGCGGACAGCCTGCGCGAGACGATCAAGACCGGCAAGGGCCAGCGCAAGACCCGCGCCCTGAAGCGGCTCAAGGTCGTCACCGCGTTCCTGGCCACCAACAACAGCCCGATGGGCATGGTGCTCGACTGCGTCCCGGTGATCCCGCCGGACCTGCGGCCGATGGTTCAGCTCGACGGTGGCCGGTTCGCCACCTCCGACCTGAACGACCTGTACCGCCGGGTGATCAACCGGAACAACCGGCTCAAGCGACTGCTTGACCTCGGTGCTCCCGAGATCATCGTCAACAACGAGAAGCGGATGCTCCAGGAGGCCGTCGACGCACTGTTCGACAACGGCCGTCGTGGACGTCCGGTCACCGGCCCGGGCAACCGGCCGCTGAAGTCGCTGTCCGACATGCTCAAGGGCAAGCAGGGTCGTTTCCGTCAGAACCTGCTGGGCAAGCGAGTCGACTACTCCGGCCGTTCGGTCATCGTCGTCGGCCCGCAGCTGAAGCTGCACCAGTGCGGTCTGCCGAAGGCGATGGCGCTGGAGCTGTTCAAGCCGTTCGTGATGAAGCGGCTGGTCGACCTCAACCACGCGCAGAACATCAAGTCCGCCAAGCGGATGGTCGAGCGTCAGCGCGCCCAGGTCTGGGACGTGCTGGAAGAGGTCATCACCGAGCACCCGGTACTGCTGAACCGCGCGCCTACCCTGCACCGACTGGGGATCCAGGCGTTCGAGCCGCAGCTGATCGAGGGCAAGGCGATCCAGATCCACCCGCTCGTCTGCTCCGCGTTCAACGCGGACTTCGACGGTGACCAGATGGCGGTGCACCTGCCGCTGTCGGCCGAGGCGCAGGCCGAGGCCCGGATCCTGATGCTGTCGACGAACAACATCCTGAAGCCTGCTGACGGCCGTCCGGTCACGATGCCGACCCAGGACATGATCATCGGCATCTACTTCCTGACCATGCTGAAGGAAGGCGAACTCGGCGAGGGCCGGGCGTTCAGCTCGATGGCGGAGGCCCTGATGGCCTTCGACCGCAAGGAGCTGTCGCTGCAGGCCAAGATCACGCTCCGGCTCGACCAGGCCGGCGCGCCGGCCGACTCGACCGAGCGTCCGAACGGTGGGTTCTCGCTGGAGACCACGCTGGGTCGCGCCCTGTTCAACGAGGCGCTGCCGAGCGACTACACCTTCGTGGACACCGAGGTCGGCAAGAAGCAGCTGGGCTCGATCGTCAACGATCTGGCCGAGCGGTACTCCAAGGTCCAGGTGGCGAACTGCCTGGACGCGCTGAAGGACCTCGGTTTCCGCTGGGCCACCCGCTCCGGTGTCACGGTGTCGATCGACGACTTCAGCACGCCGCCGAGCAAGCCGGAGATCATGGCTCGCTACGAGGCCCAGGCCGAGAAGGTCCAGAAGCAGTTCGAGCGGGGTCTGATCACCTCGTCCGAGCGGCGGCAGGAACTGATCGAGATCTGGACCGGCGCCAACGCCGAGGTCGGTAAGGCCATGGAGGAGAACTTCGCCAAGGCCAACCCGATCTGGATGATGGTGCACTCCGGTGCGCGAGGCAACATGATGCAGATCCGGCAGATCGCCGGTATGCGTGGTCTGGTGGCCAACCCGAAGGGCGAGATCATCGCCCGGCCGATCAAGTCCAACTTCCGCGAGGGCCTGTCGGTGGTCGAGTACTTCATCGCCACCCACGGTGCTCGTAAGGGTCTTGCCGACACCGCGCTGCGGACCGCCGACTCCGGGTACCTCACCCGTCGTCTGGTGGACGTGTCGCAGGACGTCATCATCCGCGAGGAGGACTGTGGCACCGAGCGCGGTCTGCCCAAGCAGATCGGCGAGGCGGGGCCGGACGGCAAGGTCGTCCACGCCGAGAACGTCGAGACGAGCGCGTACGCCCGTACGTTGGCGACGGACACGTTCGACGCCAAGGGCAACCTGGTACTGAGCGCCGGCAGCGACCTGGGCGACGTGTCCATCGCCGCTCTGGTGGCAGCTGGGGTCGAGACGGTCAAGGTCCGCTCCGTGCTGACCTGTGACGCCAAGACCGGTACCTGCGCGAAGTGCTACGGCCGTTCGCTGGCGACCGGCAAGCCGGTCGACATCGGTGAGGCCGTCGGCATCATCGCGGCGCAGTCCATCGGTGAGCCGGGTACGCAGCTGACCATGCGTACCTTCCACACCGGTGGTGTCGCGGGTGATGACATCACCCACGGTCTGCCGCGTGTTGTCGAGCTCTTCGAGGCCCGTCAGCCCAAGGGCAAGGCGCCGATCGGTGAAGCTGCCGGCCGGATCGCGATCGAGGACACCGACAAGACCCGGAAGCTGGTGCTCACCCCGGACGACGGTTCCGAGGAGGTCGCCTACCCGGTGTCGAAGCGGGCTCGCCTGCTGATCGAGGACGGTCAGCACGTCGAGGTCGGCCAGCAGCTGACGCAGGGCACCCCGGACCCGCAGGAAGTTCTGCGCATCCTGGGTATCCGCAAGGCGCAGGAGCACCTGGTGGACGAGGTCCAGGAGGTGTACCGGTCGCAGGGTGTGGCCATTCACGACAAGCACATCGAGATCATCGTCCGGCAGATGCTGCGCCGGGTCACGGTGATCGAGTCCGGCGAGGCGAACCTGCTGCCGGGTGAGCTGGCGGACCGGCTGATGTTCGAGGCCGAGAACCGTCGGGTCGTGGCCGAGGGCGGTACGCCGGCCTCCGGTCGTCCCGTGCTGATGGGTATCACCAAGGCGTCGCTCGCGACCGAGTCGTGGCTGTCGGCCGCCTCCTTCCAGGAGACGACCCGGGTCCTGACCGAGGCCGCGATCCACGGCAAGTCCGACTCGCTGGTCGGTCTGAAGGAGAACGTCATCATCGGAAAGCTGATCCCGGCGGGTACCGGCATGGACCGTTACCGCAACATCCGGGTGGAGCCCACCGAGGAGGCGAAGGCCGCGATGTACTCGATGGTCGGCTACGAGTCGTACGACTACGACTTCGGCCCGTCCGCCGGGCAGTCGGTCCCGCTCGACGACTTCGACCTGGGCTCGTACCAGAACTGA
- the rpoB gene encoding DNA-directed RNA polymerase subunit beta → MVASRNPQSDSITNVSGAPRRISFAKISEPLEVPDLLALQVDSFDWLVGNETWQARVAAAEAEGRTDLSSPSGLEEIFEEISPIEDFSGTMSLSFRDHRFEPPKNTVDECKERDVTYSAPLFVTAEFMNNETGEIKSQTVFMGDFPLMTRKGTFVINGTERVVVSQLVRSPGVYFERTPDKTSDKDIFTAKIIPSRGAWLEFEVDKRDMVGVRLDRKRKQNVTVLLKALGWTDAQILEEFGEYESIRLTLEKDHTSGQDDALLDIYRKLRPGEPPTREAAQALLDNYYFNGKRYDLAKVGRYKINKKLGRDETHDTAVLTINDIVATIKYLVALHEGKTELTAPQGEIVVEEDDIDHFGNRRLRTVGELIQNQLRTGLARMERVVRERMTTQDVEAITPQTLINIRPVVAALKEFFGTSQLSQFMDQTNPIAGLTHKRRLSALGPGGLSRERAGFEVRDVHPSHYGRMCPIETPEGPNIGLIGSLATYGRVNPFGFVETPYRKVVDGRVTDQVDYLTADEEDRFVIAQANAALTDDDVFAEDRVLVRRRHGEVELVLVDDVDYMDVSPRQMVSVATAMIPFLEHDDANRALMGSNMQRQAVPLITADAPLVGTGMEFRGAVDAGDVLVSEKAGVIKEVSADLIEVAADDGTYQTYRLQKFRRSNQGTCINQRPLVDAGQRVEIGSPLADGPCTDEGEMALGRNLLVAFMPWEGHNYEDAIILSQRVVQQDLLTSIHIEEHEVDARDTKLGPEEITRDIPNVSDEMLADLDERGIIRIGAEVTTGDILVGKVTPKGETELTPEERLLRAIFGEKAREVRDTSLKVPHGENGTVIGVRVFDRDNGDELPPGVNQLVRVYVAQKRKISVGDKLAGRHGNKGVISKILPVEDMPFMEDGTQVDIILNPLGVPGRMNVGQVLETHLGWVASRGWKVDPDSPEEWAQRLIKIGAGEAEPFTNVATPVFDGAREEEVTGLLGSTLPNRDGDRMVNSTGKANLFDGRSGEPFPQPVGVGYMYMLKLHHLVDDKIHARSTGPYSMITQQPLGGKAQFGGQRFGEMEVWALEAYGAAFALQELLTIKSDDVVGRVKVYEAIVKGENIPEPGIPESFKVLVKEMQSLCLNVEVLSSDGSRVEMRDSEEDVFRAAEELGIDLSRREPNSVEEV, encoded by the coding sequence TTGGTCGCCTCGCGCAACCCCCAGTCCGACAGTATTACCAATGTTTCCGGCGCACCCCGTCGCATCTCCTTCGCAAAGATCTCCGAGCCTCTCGAGGTTCCGGATCTTCTTGCGTTGCAGGTGGACAGTTTCGACTGGCTGGTCGGAAACGAAACCTGGCAGGCCAGGGTGGCCGCCGCCGAGGCGGAGGGACGGACAGATCTGTCCTCCCCGTCCGGTCTCGAGGAGATCTTCGAGGAGATCTCTCCGATCGAGGACTTCAGCGGCACCATGTCGCTGTCGTTCCGCGACCACCGGTTCGAGCCCCCGAAGAACACGGTCGACGAGTGCAAGGAGCGTGACGTCACCTACTCGGCGCCACTGTTCGTCACCGCCGAGTTCATGAACAACGAGACCGGCGAGATCAAGAGCCAGACCGTCTTCATGGGTGACTTCCCGTTGATGACGCGCAAGGGCACGTTCGTGATCAACGGCACCGAGCGTGTCGTCGTGTCCCAGTTGGTCCGCTCGCCCGGTGTGTACTTCGAGCGCACGCCGGACAAGACCTCGGACAAGGACATCTTCACCGCCAAGATCATCCCGTCGCGCGGTGCGTGGCTGGAGTTCGAGGTCGACAAGCGCGACATGGTGGGCGTGCGGCTGGACCGCAAGCGCAAGCAGAACGTCACCGTGCTGCTCAAGGCGCTCGGCTGGACCGACGCGCAGATCCTCGAGGAGTTCGGCGAGTACGAGTCGATCCGGCTCACCCTGGAGAAGGACCACACGTCCGGCCAGGACGACGCGCTGCTCGACATCTACCGCAAGCTGCGCCCCGGCGAACCGCCGACGCGTGAGGCTGCCCAGGCGCTGCTGGACAACTACTACTTCAACGGCAAGCGCTACGACCTGGCCAAGGTCGGCCGGTACAAGATCAACAAGAAGCTCGGCCGGGACGAGACGCACGACACCGCGGTGCTGACGATCAACGACATCGTCGCCACGATCAAGTACCTGGTGGCGCTGCACGAGGGCAAGACCGAGCTGACCGCGCCGCAGGGCGAGATCGTCGTCGAAGAGGACGACATCGACCACTTCGGCAACCGCCGTCTGCGCACGGTCGGCGAGCTGATCCAGAACCAGCTCCGCACCGGCCTGGCCCGGATGGAGCGGGTGGTCCGCGAGCGGATGACGACCCAGGACGTCGAGGCGATCACGCCGCAGACCCTGATCAACATCCGCCCGGTGGTCGCGGCGCTGAAGGAGTTCTTCGGAACCTCGCAGCTGTCGCAGTTCATGGACCAGACGAACCCGATCGCAGGGCTCACCCACAAGCGCCGCCTGTCGGCCCTTGGCCCGGGTGGTCTGTCGCGTGAGCGGGCCGGCTTCGAGGTCCGCGACGTGCACCCGTCCCACTACGGCCGGATGTGCCCGATCGAGACCCCGGAAGGCCCGAACATCGGTCTGATCGGCTCGCTCGCGACGTACGGCCGGGTGAACCCGTTCGGCTTCGTCGAGACGCCGTACCGCAAGGTCGTCGACGGCCGGGTCACCGACCAGGTCGACTACCTGACCGCGGACGAGGAGGACCGGTTCGTCATCGCTCAGGCCAACGCGGCACTGACCGACGACGACGTGTTCGCCGAGGACCGGGTGCTGGTTCGCCGGCGCCACGGTGAGGTCGAGCTCGTGCTGGTCGACGACGTGGACTACATGGACGTCTCGCCGCGCCAGATGGTGTCGGTCGCGACGGCGATGATCCCGTTCCTCGAGCACGACGACGCCAACCGCGCCCTGATGGGCTCCAACATGCAGCGCCAGGCCGTTCCGCTGATCACCGCGGACGCCCCCCTGGTCGGTACCGGCATGGAGTTCCGTGGAGCGGTCGACGCCGGCGATGTGCTGGTGTCGGAGAAGGCCGGCGTCATCAAGGAGGTCTCGGCCGATCTGATCGAGGTCGCCGCCGACGACGGCACGTACCAGACGTACCGGCTGCAGAAGTTCCGCCGCTCGAACCAGGGCACCTGCATCAACCAGCGCCCGCTGGTCGACGCCGGGCAGCGGGTCGAGATCGGTTCGCCGCTGGCCGACGGTCCGTGCACCGACGAGGGCGAGATGGCTCTCGGCCGGAACCTGCTCGTGGCGTTCATGCCGTGGGAGGGTCACAACTACGAAGACGCGATCATCCTGTCGCAGCGCGTCGTGCAGCAGGACCTGCTGACCTCGATCCACATCGAGGAGCACGAGGTCGACGCCCGCGACACCAAGCTCGGCCCGGAGGAGATCACCCGCGACATCCCGAACGTCAGCGACGAGATGCTGGCGGACCTGGACGAGCGGGGCATCATCCGGATCGGCGCGGAGGTCACCACCGGTGACATCCTGGTCGGCAAGGTCACGCCCAAGGGTGAGACCGAGCTGACCCCGGAGGAGCGGCTGCTCCGGGCGATCTTCGGTGAGAAGGCGCGCGAGGTGCGCGACACCTCGCTGAAGGTGCCGCACGGTGAGAACGGAACCGTCATCGGGGTCCGCGTCTTCGACCGCGACAACGGCGACGAGCTGCCGCCGGGCGTGAACCAGCTGGTCCGCGTGTACGTCGCGCAGAAGCGCAAGATCTCCGTCGGCGACAAGCTCGCCGGACGCCACGGCAACAAGGGCGTCATCTCGAAGATCCTGCCGGTCGAGGACATGCCGTTCATGGAGGACGGCACCCAGGTCGACATCATCCTGAACCCGCTGGGCGTGCCCGGCCGGATGAACGTCGGTCAGGTGCTCGAGACCCACCTCGGCTGGGTTGCCAGCCGTGGCTGGAAGGTCGACCCGGACAGCCCCGAAGAGTGGGCCCAGCGACTGATCAAGATCGGCGCCGGCGAAGCCGAGCCGTTCACGAACGTCGCCACCCCCGTCTTCGACGGCGCGCGTGAGGAAGAGGTCACCGGCCTGCTCGGCTCGACCCTGCCCAACCGCGACGGCGACCGGATGGTCAACAGCACCGGCAAGGCCAACCTGTTCGACGGCCGCTCGGGTGAGCCTTTCCCGCAGCCGGTCGGCGTCGGCTACATGTACATGCTGAAGCTGCACCACCTGGTGGACGACAAGATCCACGCCCGCTCGACCGGTCCGTACTCGATGATCACGCAGCAGCCGCTGGGTGGTAAGGCGCAGTTCGGTGGTCAGCGGTTCGGCGAGATGGAGGTGTGGGCCCTCGAGGCCTACGGTGCCGCCTTCGCGCTGCAGGAGCTGCTCACGATCAAGTCCGACGACGTGGTCGGTCGCGTCAAGGTGTACGAAGCGATCGTCAAGGGCGAGAACATCCCGGAGCCGGGTATCCCGGAGTCGTTCAAGGTTCTCGTCAAGGAAATGCAGTCCCTTTGTCTGAACGTTGAGGTGCTCTCGTCCGACGGAAGCCGGGTCGAGATGCGCGACAGCGAAGAGGATGTCTTCCGCGCGGCGGAGGAACTGGGAATCGACCTGTCCCGGCGTGAGCCGAACAGCGTCGAGGAGGTCTGA